The following coding sequences are from one bacterium window:
- a CDS encoding 3-hydroxybutyryl-CoA dehydrogenase, whose translation MFKRVGVIGCGLMGSGIAEVCARAGCQVVVREVSEDLLRRGLGRIDSSLARGVERGKLTDADRQAARGRIRGTTALGDLGGCEILLEAIIEKMSDKMALYAELDAICPPEALFASNTSSLSITEMASVTKRPERFLGLHFFNPVPVMRPVEMVRGLLTAEETLVRCRAFCEALGKTVVACKDYPGFIVNLLLVPYLLDAVRALELGVASREDIDEAVRLGLNHPMGPLTLLDFVGIDTTYYIAEAMFEEFKDARYAAPPLMRKMVVAGCHGRKSGKGFYEYAKPS comes from the coding sequence ATGTTCAAGCGGGTGGGAGTGATCGGGTGCGGGCTGATGGGCTCGGGCATCGCCGAGGTGTGCGCGCGAGCCGGGTGCCAGGTGGTGGTGCGTGAGGTCTCCGAGGATCTCCTCCGCCGGGGATTGGGCCGGATCGACTCATCGCTGGCCCGGGGGGTCGAGCGGGGGAAGCTCACCGATGCCGATCGCCAGGCCGCCCGAGGCCGCATTCGGGGGACTACGGCGCTCGGGGATCTCGGCGGATGCGAGATCCTGCTCGAGGCGATCATCGAGAAGATGTCGGACAAGATGGCCCTCTACGCGGAACTCGACGCGATCTGCCCCCCGGAGGCCCTTTTCGCGAGCAACACCAGCTCCTTGTCGATTACGGAGATGGCCTCGGTCACCAAGCGGCCCGAGCGCTTCCTGGGCCTTCACTTCTTTAACCCCGTGCCCGTGATGCGGCCGGTGGAGATGGTCCGAGGGTTGCTCACGGCGGAGGAAACGTTGGTGCGGTGCCGGGCCTTCTGCGAGGCTCTGGGGAAAACCGTCGTGGCCTGCAAGGACTACCCGGGGTTTATCGTCAACCTCCTGCTCGTGCCATACCTCCTCGATGCCGTCCGCGCCCTGGAATTGGGCGTCGCCAGCCGGGAGGACATCGACGAGGCCGTCCGCCTCGGCCTCAACCATCCGATGGGACCGCTGACGCTTCTGGACTTCGTGGGGATCGACACGACGTACTATATCGCCGAGGCGATGTTCGAGGAGTTCAAGGACGCCCGATACGCCGCCCCACCCTTGATGCGAAAGATGGTCGTCGCGGGATGCCACGGCCGGAAGAGCGGGAAGGGATTCTACGAGTATGCGAAGCCGTCGTAG
- a CDS encoding phosphopentomutase, whose product GECRIARELLAGPHAVGRVIARPFVGAPGRFVRTDRRRDFSLAPPAPTVLDGLRAAGVPVVAVGKVSDLFAGRGITDAVHTHDDRDGVAQTLRAMDTTPAGLIFTNLVDLDTLFGHRNDPRGYGDDLERIDVEMAAVAARLGPSDLLIITADHGNDPTSASTDHSREYVPLLLAGPGVHRGVDVGTRRTFADVGATVAAALDGIPPVVGTSMLSEVLAR is encoded by the coding sequence CGGGGAGTGCCGGATCGCCCGGGAGCTCCTCGCCGGCCCGCACGCCGTGGGGCGGGTGATCGCCCGCCCGTTTGTCGGCGCCCCCGGGCGGTTTGTCCGCACGGACCGCCGGAGGGATTTTTCGCTCGCGCCGCCCGCGCCGACGGTGCTGGACGGCCTGCGCGCCGCCGGCGTGCCGGTCGTGGCGGTCGGCAAGGTGTCGGATCTCTTCGCCGGCCGGGGAATCACCGACGCCGTCCACACCCACGACGACCGGGATGGGGTGGCGCAGACCCTCCGCGCCATGGATACGACCCCCGCCGGGTTGATCTTCACCAACCTGGTGGATCTCGACACCCTCTTCGGCCACCGCAACGATCCACGCGGGTACGGCGACGATCTCGAACGGATCGACGTGGAGATGGCTGCGGTGGCGGCGCGACTCGGCCCGAGCGATCTGTTGATCATCACCGCGGATCACGGCAACGACCCGACGAGCGCGAGCACGGATCACAGCCGGGAGTACGTGCCGCTTCTTCTTGCGGGTCCCGGGGTCCACCGCGGGGTGGACGTCGGAACCCGCCGAACCTTCGCGGACGTCGGGGCGACCGTGGCGGCCGCCCTGGACGGGATTCCCCCGGTGGTGGGGACGAGCATGCTGAGCGAGGTGCTGGCGCGGTGA
- a CDS encoding purine-nucleoside phosphorylase: MKAGTPIADAVAAIRRRTPLAPPLGVVFGSGLGALAEQADAEAVLPYAEIPHFPVPTAAGHRGCLILGRLGGRPCALMQGRVHLYEGYTAAEVVLPVRVLAALGVRTLVVTNAAGGINPGLRTGDLMVITDHINFFGTNPLIGPNDETIGPRFPDLSRAYDPALVALAAEVARAAGMTIHRGVYIGVSGPSYETPAELAMMAGWGADAVGMSTVPEVIAARHAGMRVLGLSAITNAAADGDAATHEAVLRAAHALEPRFVRLVRGIIETLPA; encoded by the coding sequence GTGAAGGCGGGGACCCCGATCGCGGATGCGGTGGCGGCGATCCGGCGGAGGACGCCGCTCGCTCCCCCGCTTGGGGTGGTGTTCGGCAGCGGGTTGGGCGCTCTCGCCGAGCAGGCCGACGCGGAAGCGGTCCTGCCCTATGCGGAGATCCCCCACTTCCCGGTCCCGACCGCGGCGGGGCATCGGGGCTGCCTCATCCTCGGCCGGCTGGGCGGCCGGCCCTGCGCGCTGATGCAGGGGCGCGTGCATCTCTACGAAGGGTACACCGCCGCCGAGGTGGTACTGCCCGTGCGGGTCCTCGCGGCGCTCGGCGTCCGCACCCTGGTCGTGACCAACGCCGCGGGCGGGATCAACCCGGGCCTGCGGACGGGGGATCTGATGGTGATCACCGACCACATCAACTTCTTCGGGACGAATCCCTTGATCGGGCCGAACGATGAGACCATCGGCCCACGGTTTCCGGATCTCTCCCGCGCCTACGACCCCGCCCTCGTCGCCCTCGCCGCCGAGGTGGCCCGCGCGGCGGGGATGACGATCCACCGGGGAGTGTACATCGGGGTCAGCGGTCCATCGTACGAGACCCCCGCGGAATTGGCGATGATGGCCGGGTGGGGCGCCGACGCGGTCGGGATGTCCACCGTCCCGGAGGTCATCGCCGCCAGGCATGCCGGGATGCGGGTGCTGGGGCTCTCGGCGATCACCAACGCCGCCGCGGACGGGGACGCGGCCACGCACGAGGCCGTGCTCCGGGCCGCCCACGCCCTGGAGCCCCGGTTCGTTCGGCTGGTGCGGGGGATCATCGAGACGCTGCCGGCCTGA
- a CDS encoding thymidine phosphorylase: protein MRAYELIQRKRDGGELSEAEIRWLIGGFVREEIPDAQMAAWLMAVYFRGLNAAETASLTLAMVDSGRTLDLRRVRGRTVDKHSTGGVGDKTSLVVVPLVASAGVRVAKLSGRGLGHTGGTLDKLESIPGFRIQLSPDELIDQVNRVGCAIVSQSQDLVPADKRLYALRDITATVGSVPLIASSVMSKKIAAGSEAIVLDVKAGSGAFMKTPEAARTLAAAMVEIGRAAGRRTVAVITAMGEPLGRAVGNALEVDEALRTLRGDGPPDLQDLCLALGAHMVVLAGLAADHAAARALLADRLRRGDAGRTFREMVAAQGGDPGVVDHPGRLPWAPIQRPAAAEVEGVVLAVDAEALGSAAMILGAGRARAEDRIDPAAGLVIERKIGEAVRRGEPLAMIHGAAPAAVEEAIRRVRAAYTIGAGMPVRPPLIYGVVS, encoded by the coding sequence GTGCGCGCCTACGAGCTGATCCAGAGGAAGCGGGACGGGGGCGAACTCTCCGAGGCGGAGATCCGCTGGCTGATCGGGGGGTTCGTCCGCGAGGAGATCCCCGACGCCCAGATGGCGGCATGGCTGATGGCCGTGTATTTTCGCGGGCTGAATGCCGCGGAGACCGCTTCGCTGACACTGGCGATGGTCGACAGCGGCAGGACGCTCGACCTGCGCCGCGTTCGCGGGCGGACCGTGGATAAGCACAGCACCGGAGGGGTGGGGGATAAGACCTCGCTGGTGGTGGTGCCGCTCGTGGCCAGCGCGGGGGTGCGGGTGGCGAAGCTCTCCGGCCGCGGCCTGGGGCATACCGGCGGCACGCTCGACAAGCTGGAGTCGATTCCGGGCTTCCGGATCCAGCTCTCGCCCGATGAGCTGATCGACCAGGTGAACCGGGTCGGCTGCGCGATCGTGAGCCAATCGCAGGACCTGGTGCCGGCCGACAAGCGGCTGTACGCGCTCCGCGACATCACGGCGACCGTGGGCAGCGTCCCGCTGATCGCCAGCAGCGTCATGAGCAAGAAGATCGCGGCCGGCAGCGAGGCGATCGTCCTCGACGTCAAGGCCGGCAGCGGCGCGTTCATGAAGACCCCGGAGGCCGCCCGGACTCTCGCCGCCGCCATGGTGGAGATCGGTCGGGCGGCCGGCCGGCGGACCGTGGCCGTGATCACCGCGATGGGTGAGCCGCTCGGCCGCGCGGTCGGCAACGCGCTCGAGGTCGACGAGGCCCTCCGGACGCTCCGGGGCGACGGCCCGCCCGATCTCCAAGATCTGTGCCTGGCCCTGGGGGCACACATGGTCGTACTCGCCGGCCTCGCCGCCGACCACGCCGCCGCCCGTGCCCTCCTTGCCGACCGGCTGCGTCGGGGAGACGCCGGGCGCACGTTTCGGGAGATGGTCGCCGCGCAGGGCGGCGATCCCGGGGTAGTGGATCACCCCGGTCGCCTGCCGTGGGCGCCGATCCAGCGGCCGGCCGCCGCGGAGGTTGAGGGCGTGGTGCTCGCCGTAGACGCGGAGGCGCTGGGGAGCGCGGCGATGATCCTCGGCGCCGGACGGGCGCGGGCGGAGGACCGCATCGACCCGGCGGCGGGTCTGGTGATCGAGCGCAAGATCGGCGAGGCGGTGCGCCGAGGGGAGCCGCTGGCGATGATCCACGGGGCAGCACCGGCGGCGGTGGAGGAGGCGATCCGGCGGGTGCGGGCCGCCTATACGATCGGAGCCGGGATGCCGGTCCGGCCCCCGCTGATCTATGGGGTCGTCTCGTAG